The following are from one region of the Georgenia sp. M64 genome:
- a CDS encoding capsid cement protein, with the protein MTQYLPAFAPGAAITYAPTAAVTGGQVVAVSGNRAVAPAGADSAAVVGVAAHDAAVGDQLAVHPLTGVVHELVASGVIAAGDRVATGTAGTVAALGAGSNPIGTALTGALDGETVTVLGR; encoded by the coding sequence ATGACGCAGTACCTGCCTGCCTTCGCCCCGGGTGCGGCGATCACCTACGCCCCGACCGCTGCCGTCACCGGCGGCCAGGTCGTCGCCGTCTCCGGTAACCGTGCCGTCGCCCCAGCCGGCGCCGACAGCGCCGCCGTCGTCGGGGTCGCCGCCCACGATGCTGCCGTGGGCGACCAACTCGCCGTCCACCCGCTGACCGGGGTAGTGCACGAGCTCGTGGCCTCCGGCGTCATCGCCGCCGGGGACCGCGTGGCCACCGGCACCGCCGGCACCGTCGCTGCACTCGGCGCCGGTAGCAACCCCATCGGCACCGCGCTGACCGGTGCTCTGGACGGCGAGACCGTCACGGTGCTTGGCCGCTGA
- a CDS encoding sulfide/dihydroorotate dehydrogenase-like FAD/NAD-binding protein: MSTITPPRPGPAPDVPGTDGPAPGPGDGLADLGRYLAARSALDAGRAEVEALESSTAVTTFNGQVELLRRRLLAEPRAFRELFVADGMAAVANEFRRPELDPGFVRTLWRGLLREDDSATVLMRFLWGLPLGLKRKFIRGIDHHLSDRYPMFAGLSDGWPATASIPPYVRDAESRAQDFGLVNQGYLGYMTLGYTAREVDLFVWLEALRDKQCTEKPCELGVFLANHREPVGGCPVKIHIPQMLELVGTGRFREALELLESCNPLPDVTGRVCPQELQCQGVCLHKTPIAIGQVEWFLPEREKLRDPGATARRLAGVPDPWDRADRPPVAIVGSGPSGLIDAYLLAAEGFPVTVFEAFHALGGVLRYGIPEFRLPNELIDDVVEKITLLGGRFVTNFVVGKTASLQDLRDSGFWRVFVGTGAGLPRFMNVPGEHLLNVMSANEFLTRVNLMQALRPDHETPLPETAGKRVVVVGGGNTAMDAARTARRLGGHVTIVYRRTRAEMPARVEELEHALEEGIELLVLRSPSEFLGDDATGFVRAATLEVMELGEPDESGRRRPVATGRTETIDADLVIMALGNAANPIIKDSEPRLHTTRWGTIDLDHDGSQATTLPGVYTGGDAARGGSTAIRAAGDGQAAAREILGEVDLSASDVTDRVGRARQYTEQAAAAPVIVAKTDLGGGICEFTVRAPVVARAARAGQFVRVLPRPDGELIPLTLADWDAGAGTIVLVVQGMGTSSLEINEMSVGEAFAGVAGPLGRPSEIHLHAEGSTVVMTAGGLGLPPVYPIMREHLAAGNHVTLISGFRSRELMFWTGEDERVGRLQERWGDRLDVVCTTNDGSFGVPGFVTGPLEELLEANRRGEGRRVAEVVTIGPPLMMRAVSDLTAPYAVPCVASLNSIMVDATGMCGACMVPVVEGGTLVRKHACIDGPEIDSHTIDWDKFLPRFRLFEAQERASMVAHGRA, translated from the coding sequence ATGAGCACCATCACGCCCCCGCGGCCCGGCCCCGCGCCGGACGTCCCCGGCACCGACGGTCCCGCACCAGGTCCGGGTGACGGTCTCGCCGACCTGGGCCGCTACCTCGCCGCCCGCAGCGCCCTCGACGCGGGCCGCGCCGAGGTCGAGGCCCTGGAGTCCTCCACCGCGGTGACCACGTTCAACGGTCAGGTCGAGCTGCTGCGCCGCCGCCTCCTCGCCGAGCCCCGCGCCTTCCGCGAGCTCTTCGTGGCCGACGGCATGGCCGCCGTCGCGAACGAGTTCCGCCGGCCCGAGCTCGACCCGGGGTTCGTGCGGACCCTGTGGCGCGGCCTCCTGCGCGAGGACGACTCCGCCACGGTCCTCATGCGGTTCCTCTGGGGGCTGCCGCTGGGCCTCAAGCGCAAGTTCATCCGCGGGATCGACCACCACCTGTCCGACCGGTACCCCATGTTCGCCGGCCTCTCCGACGGGTGGCCCGCCACCGCCAGCATCCCGCCCTACGTGCGCGACGCCGAGTCCCGCGCGCAGGACTTCGGCCTCGTCAACCAGGGGTACCTGGGCTACATGACCCTCGGCTACACCGCGCGCGAGGTGGACCTGTTCGTCTGGCTCGAGGCGCTGCGGGACAAGCAGTGCACCGAGAAGCCGTGCGAGCTGGGCGTCTTCCTCGCCAACCACCGCGAGCCGGTGGGCGGCTGCCCGGTCAAGATCCACATCCCGCAGATGCTCGAGCTCGTCGGCACCGGACGGTTCCGTGAGGCCCTGGAGCTGCTCGAGTCGTGCAACCCGCTGCCCGACGTCACCGGGCGGGTGTGCCCGCAGGAGCTGCAGTGCCAGGGGGTGTGCCTGCACAAGACCCCCATCGCGATCGGCCAGGTCGAGTGGTTCCTGCCGGAGCGGGAGAAGCTGCGTGACCCCGGGGCCACCGCCCGCCGCCTCGCCGGCGTCCCCGACCCGTGGGACCGGGCCGACCGCCCGCCCGTCGCGATCGTCGGGTCGGGCCCCTCGGGCCTCATCGACGCCTACCTCCTGGCCGCCGAGGGCTTCCCCGTCACCGTCTTCGAGGCCTTCCACGCGCTCGGCGGGGTGCTGCGATACGGCATCCCGGAGTTCCGGCTGCCCAACGAGCTCATCGACGACGTCGTCGAGAAGATCACCCTCCTCGGCGGGCGCTTCGTCACGAACTTCGTCGTCGGGAAGACGGCGTCCCTGCAGGACCTGCGCGATTCCGGGTTCTGGCGCGTCTTCGTCGGGACCGGCGCGGGGCTGCCCCGGTTCATGAACGTCCCCGGCGAGCACCTCCTCAACGTGATGTCCGCCAACGAGTTCCTCACCCGGGTCAACCTCATGCAGGCGCTGCGCCCCGACCACGAGACGCCCCTGCCGGAGACGGCGGGCAAGCGGGTCGTCGTCGTCGGCGGCGGCAACACCGCCATGGACGCGGCCCGGACCGCCCGGCGCCTCGGCGGCCACGTCACCATCGTCTACCGGCGCACCCGGGCCGAGATGCCCGCCCGGGTCGAGGAGCTCGAGCACGCCCTCGAGGAGGGCATCGAGCTGCTGGTGCTGCGCTCGCCGTCGGAGTTCCTCGGCGACGACGCCACGGGCTTCGTCCGCGCCGCGACCCTGGAGGTCATGGAGCTCGGCGAGCCCGACGAGTCCGGACGGCGGCGCCCCGTCGCGACGGGCCGGACCGAGACCATCGACGCCGACCTCGTCATCATGGCGCTCGGCAACGCCGCCAACCCGATCATCAAGGACTCCGAGCCCCGCCTGCACACCACCCGGTGGGGCACCATCGACCTCGACCACGACGGCTCGCAGGCGACGACGCTGCCCGGCGTCTACACCGGCGGCGACGCGGCCCGGGGCGGCTCGACCGCGATCCGTGCCGCCGGGGACGGCCAGGCCGCCGCCCGGGAGATCCTCGGCGAGGTCGACCTCAGCGCCTCGGACGTCACCGACCGGGTCGGCCGCGCCCGGCAGTACACCGAGCAGGCCGCCGCCGCGCCCGTCATCGTCGCGAAGACCGACCTCGGCGGCGGGATCTGCGAGTTCACGGTCCGCGCTCCGGTCGTCGCCCGGGCCGCGCGGGCCGGGCAGTTCGTCCGGGTGCTCCCCCGGCCCGACGGCGAGCTCATCCCCCTCACCCTCGCCGACTGGGACGCCGGCGCCGGCACGATCGTCCTCGTCGTCCAGGGGATGGGGACCTCCAGCCTGGAGATCAACGAGATGTCGGTCGGCGAGGCCTTCGCCGGCGTCGCCGGGCCGCTCGGGCGGCCGAGCGAGATCCACCTCCACGCCGAGGGCTCGACGGTGGTCATGACCGCGGGCGGGCTGGGCCTGCCGCCGGTCTACCCGATCATGCGTGAGCACCTGGCCGCGGGGAACCACGTCACCCTGATCTCGGGCTTCCGCAGCCGGGAGCTGATGTTCTGGACCGGCGAGGACGAGCGGGTGGGCCGCCTGCAGGAGCGGTGGGGCGACCGGCTCGACGTCGTGTGCACCACCAACGACGGCAGCTTCGGTGTGCCGGGGTTCGTCACCGGTCCGCTGGAGGAGCTGCTCGAGGCGAACCGCCGCGGCGAGGGCCGGCGGGTGGCCGAGGTGGTCACCATCGGCCCGCCGCTGATGATGCGGGCGGTCAGCGACCTCACCGCGCCGTACGCCGTGCCGTGCGTGGCGAGCCTGAACTCGATCATGGTCGACGCCACGGGCATGTGCGGGGCGTGCATGGTCCCGGTGGTGGAGGGCGGCACGCTGGTGCGCAAGCACGCCTGCATCGACGGCCCCGAGATCGACTCGCACACCATCGACTGGGACAAGTTCCTCCCCCGGTTCCGGCTGTTCGAGGCCCAGGAGCGGGCCAGCATGGTGGCGCACGGGCGCGCCTGA
- a CDS encoding recombinase family protein encodes MSPLKVGYARVSTDEQDLTAQRDGLAAFGVDPKRIYVDHGLTGRNADREGLRQALAACRDGDTFVVTKLDRLARSVRDAHQIADDLAAREVKLSIAGSVYDPTDPMGKLLFNVLAMVAEFEADLIRARTREGMKVAKAKGRLRGKSPKLTPRQEAHLVQLHAADEHTVGELAELFSVGRSTVYRALQRAERGRENALQ; translated from the coding sequence ATGTCCCCCTTGAAGGTCGGCTATGCCCGAGTCTCCACCGACGAGCAGGACCTGACCGCGCAGCGTGACGGACTCGCGGCGTTCGGCGTCGATCCCAAGCGCATCTACGTCGATCACGGGCTCACGGGCCGCAACGCCGACCGTGAGGGCCTGCGGCAGGCGCTGGCTGCCTGTCGGGACGGCGATACGTTCGTGGTCACCAAGCTCGATCGGCTGGCGCGTTCAGTCCGTGATGCCCACCAGATCGCCGACGACCTCGCGGCGCGGGAAGTGAAGCTGAGCATCGCCGGATCGGTGTACGACCCGACCGACCCGATGGGGAAACTGTTGTTCAACGTGCTGGCGATGGTCGCCGAGTTCGAAGCCGACCTCATCCGTGCCCGCACCCGCGAGGGGATGAAGGTCGCCAAGGCCAAGGGCCGGCTGCGCGGGAAGTCACCGAAACTCACCCCCCGGCAAGAAGCTCACCTCGTCCAGCTACATGCCGCCGACGAGCACACCGTGGGCGAGCTGGCCGAGCTGTTCAGCGTGGGCCGCTCCACGGTCTACCGCGCCCTTCAGCGCGCCGAGCGCGGGCGCGAGAACGCCTTGCAGTAG
- a CDS encoding cadmium resistance transporter has translation MELLTPILQAIGLFVATNIDDIIVLSLFYARGAGQRGTTRKILLGQYLGFGGILLAAVVISLGARSFLPEDALPYFGLIPLALGLYAAWRAWRNRGDDDDDEAKVADKQVGVLTVAAVTFANGGDNIGVYVPVFATASTTAIIAYCLVFLALVGLLVLAAKYVATRRPIAEILERWEHILFPLVLIGLGIVILLEGGAFGL, from the coding sequence ATGGAACTGCTCACCCCGATCCTGCAGGCGATCGGCCTGTTCGTGGCCACGAACATCGACGACATCATCGTCCTGTCCCTCTTCTACGCCCGCGGCGCCGGCCAGCGGGGCACCACCCGCAAGATCCTGCTCGGCCAGTACCTCGGCTTCGGGGGCATCCTGCTCGCCGCCGTGGTGATCTCCCTCGGGGCCCGCAGCTTCCTGCCCGAGGACGCCCTGCCCTACTTCGGGCTCATCCCCCTCGCCCTGGGCCTCTACGCGGCATGGCGAGCGTGGCGCAACCGCGGTGACGACGACGATGACGAGGCCAAGGTCGCCGACAAGCAGGTCGGAGTCCTGACCGTGGCCGCCGTGACGTTCGCCAACGGCGGAGACAACATCGGGGTCTACGTCCCCGTCTTCGCCACCGCGTCCACCACCGCGATCATCGCCTACTGCCTCGTCTTCCTCGCCCTGGTCGGCCTCCTCGTCCTCGCAGCCAAGTACGTCGCCACCCGCCGGCCCATCGCCGAGATCCTCGAACGCTGGGAACACATCCTCTTCCCGCTGGTCCTCATCGGCCTCGGCATCGTCATCCTCCTCGAGGGCGGCGCCTTCGGCTTGTAG
- a CDS encoding AAA family ATPase has translation MSQRFIVTKEHRRFTEFADAVRRGHTIGLCFGSAGVGKTLSARRYAHYEKAHDLLTYWGPRSDNDAKIYAALNRSRTVLYTPSVLTTPRTLKDELTQAITRTNMCIEQHLVPPGTATPEAWGWRDGRNYVELIIVDEAERLRPAALELLRDRYDRDDIALILIGMPGLEKQFSHYPQFYSRVGFAHQYRPLGQDELLFVLERHWRSLGKTLDPDDFTDAQAIAAIARITRGNFRLLERLFPQIQRVLKINELDTITNDVIEAAQSTLVIGVT, from the coding sequence GTGAGCCAGCGCTTCATCGTCACCAAGGAGCACCGCCGCTTCACCGAGTTCGCCGACGCCGTGCGCCGCGGGCACACCATCGGTTTGTGCTTCGGATCAGCCGGCGTAGGAAAGACACTCTCCGCGCGCCGCTACGCACACTACGAGAAGGCTCATGACCTGCTGACCTACTGGGGGCCGCGCTCCGACAACGACGCCAAGATCTACGCCGCCTTGAACCGGAGCCGCACCGTGCTCTACACCCCCAGCGTGCTGACCACCCCGCGGACCCTGAAGGACGAGCTGACCCAAGCCATCACCCGCACCAACATGTGCATCGAGCAGCACCTCGTACCTCCCGGCACGGCCACTCCCGAGGCCTGGGGATGGCGAGACGGCAGGAACTACGTGGAGCTGATCATCGTCGACGAGGCCGAACGACTGCGTCCCGCCGCTCTGGAACTGCTGCGCGATCGCTACGACCGCGACGACATCGCCCTGATCCTGATCGGCATGCCCGGCCTGGAGAAGCAGTTCAGCCACTACCCCCAGTTCTACAGCCGAGTCGGCTTCGCCCACCAGTACCGGCCCCTGGGACAAGACGAACTGCTGTTCGTCCTCGAGCGACACTGGCGATCCCTCGGCAAGACCCTCGACCCCGACGACTTCACCGACGCCCAAGCCATCGCAGCCATCGCACGGATCACCCGCGGCAACTTCCGGCTCCTCGAACGCCTCTTCCCCCAGATCCAGCGGGTCCTGAAGATCAACGAACTCGACACCATCACCAACGACGTCATCGAAGCCGCACAGAGCACCCTGGTCATCGGTGTCACCTGA
- a CDS encoding VOC family protein — translation MSRLVHFEIQADDLERAKTFYSAVFGWTFEDYGQFTGGSPYWGITTGPDEEPGINGGLLPRPVAAPGLGHGTNAYVCTMAVEDYDATERRILDAGGQVALPKMALTGMAWQGYYIDTEGNTFGIHQPDPEAR, via the coding sequence ATGTCGAGACTTGTGCACTTCGAGATCCAGGCCGACGACCTGGAGCGCGCCAAGACGTTCTACTCCGCCGTCTTCGGGTGGACGTTCGAGGACTACGGGCAGTTCACCGGCGGCTCTCCCTACTGGGGAATCACCACCGGGCCGGATGAGGAGCCCGGGATCAACGGCGGCCTGCTCCCCCGGCCGGTGGCCGCGCCGGGCCTGGGCCATGGGACGAACGCGTACGTGTGCACCATGGCGGTCGAGGACTACGACGCCACGGAGCGGCGCATCCTCGACGCCGGCGGCCAGGTGGCGCTGCCGAAGATGGCGCTGACGGGCATGGCCTGGCAGGGCTACTACATCGACACCGAGGGCAACACCTTCGGCATCCACCAGCCCGACCCCGAGGCCCGCTGA
- a CDS encoding DUF2071 domain-containing protein has translation MVGRCPDAAVRVPLNLQQWHLVTFLHWRVEAALLQPMFPRRLVVDEVDGSGWIGVTPFVMRQVRAPGWPVPVVRDFVEVNVRTYVQGPDGRDGIWFFSLECGRLPVVAALRTIGLPYVRARTAVRTPGRSRVEYASRRQRGGGEMLVRARPGAPLPEPDALANGLTGRWNAYTERCGRLWRVPVEHEPWPLCEAQAQVDVGRLLAANGLPTPNAHPLVHHAPVVHVRVGAPRPA, from the coding sequence ATGGTGGGCAGGTGTCCGGACGCCGCCGTGCGGGTGCCGCTGAACCTCCAGCAGTGGCACCTCGTGACCTTCCTGCACTGGCGGGTGGAGGCGGCGCTGCTCCAGCCGATGTTCCCGCGGCGCCTGGTGGTCGACGAGGTCGACGGCTCCGGGTGGATCGGTGTCACGCCCTTCGTCATGCGTCAGGTACGCGCACCGGGGTGGCCCGTCCCCGTCGTTCGCGACTTCGTCGAGGTCAACGTGCGCACCTACGTCCAGGGCCCGGACGGCCGGGACGGGATCTGGTTCTTCTCCCTGGAGTGCGGCCGGCTGCCGGTCGTCGCGGCGCTGCGGACGATCGGCCTGCCGTACGTCCGTGCGCGCACCGCGGTGCGCACGCCCGGGCGGTCGCGCGTCGAGTACGCCTCGCGCCGGCAGCGCGGCGGTGGCGAGATGCTCGTGCGGGCCCGCCCGGGCGCACCGCTACCTGAGCCGGACGCTCTCGCCAACGGGCTGACGGGACGGTGGAACGCCTACACCGAGCGGTGCGGGAGGCTCTGGCGGGTGCCGGTCGAGCACGAGCCGTGGCCCTTGTGCGAGGCGCAGGCGCAGGTGGACGTCGGTCGGCTCCTGGCGGCGAACGGGTTGCCGACGCCGAATGCGCACCCGCTCGTCCACCACGCGCCGGTGGTTCACGTGCGGGTCGGGGCACCCCGCCCGGCGTGA
- a CDS encoding UbiA family prenyltransferase produces MLHLDVPAIVRASHPLPTAAVTTLTVLLGISSGLGARTVLLGVAVLAGQLSVGWSNDLVDAARDTAAGRGDKPVATGEVSAATVRAATGVALVICVLASLALGAVPGLVHLLGVAAGWAYNLVLKRTVWSWLPYVVAFGALPVVVRTSLDPPQATPWWLVLAAAMLGMGAHLLNVLPDLDDDAATGVHGLPHRLGGRRSSLVALVLLGGASVLVVVGPAAPVPAWAWAALVGVATLVVVGVRSEGRTPFRVAMVVALVDVVVLVVRAV; encoded by the coding sequence ATGCTGCACCTGGACGTCCCGGCGATCGTCCGAGCGAGCCACCCGCTGCCGACCGCCGCGGTCACGACCCTCACGGTCCTGCTCGGCATCTCCTCCGGGCTCGGTGCCCGCACCGTGCTGCTCGGGGTGGCCGTGCTCGCCGGGCAGCTGTCCGTGGGCTGGTCCAACGACCTCGTGGACGCCGCTCGGGACACCGCGGCCGGTCGCGGCGACAAGCCGGTCGCGACGGGGGAGGTCAGCGCGGCCACGGTCCGGGCGGCTACCGGCGTCGCCCTCGTGATCTGCGTCCTGGCGTCGTTGGCTCTCGGTGCCGTCCCCGGTCTGGTGCACCTGCTGGGTGTGGCCGCCGGGTGGGCGTACAACCTGGTGCTCAAGCGGACGGTGTGGTCCTGGTTGCCCTACGTCGTGGCGTTCGGGGCACTTCCGGTCGTGGTGCGCACCTCCCTCGACCCGCCCCAGGCCACGCCGTGGTGGCTGGTCCTCGCCGCTGCGATGCTGGGTATGGGTGCCCACCTGCTCAACGTCCTTCCCGACCTCGACGACGATGCCGCGACCGGGGTCCACGGGCTCCCGCACCGGCTCGGCGGGCGCCGCAGCAGCCTGGTGGCCCTCGTGCTCCTCGGCGGCGCGTCGGTCCTCGTCGTCGTCGGCCCCGCCGCGCCGGTTCCGGCGTGGGCCTGGGCGGCACTGGTCGGGGTCGCGACGCTCGTCGTCGTCGGCGTCCGCTCCGAGGGCAGGACACCCTTCCGGGTGGCGATGGTGGTGGCCCTGGTCGACGTCGTCGTCCTGGTCGTCAGAGCGGTCTGA
- a CDS encoding LysR family transcriptional regulator — translation MHLDLDCAESFAVLAQERHYGRAAARLHLTSPTLTKRIQRLERQLGVQLLLRGPGGVVALTAGGARLAVELGPLLAHEVRVRRASRGRGTTLVVGIPHDGDDDTLDEQLADVQRLVRLENPDVSMLRRRTPFPLMTTWLLDGRVDVQLTAGPVRHAAIRSTPIAAVSRIVAVGRRSALGEAASLAVDDVVDLPLLYDPGLPADFMEPFWLADVRPAAQARLVGIVARDSRAVLEHVLRDVGVMVLLPIQAAGVPPGVRLLPLAGLPPLVLHAATRMSDRRAAVRSLLDALRSLRGGMAEAAAG, via the coding sequence GTGCACCTCGACCTGGACTGCGCCGAGAGCTTCGCGGTGCTCGCGCAGGAGCGGCACTACGGACGAGCGGCTGCCCGGCTCCACCTCACGTCACCGACGCTGACCAAGCGCATCCAGCGGCTGGAGCGCCAGCTCGGGGTCCAGCTGCTGCTGCGGGGGCCCGGCGGCGTGGTCGCCCTGACCGCCGGCGGCGCCCGGCTCGCGGTCGAGCTGGGGCCGCTGCTGGCCCACGAGGTCCGGGTACGGCGGGCGAGCCGTGGCCGCGGCACCACGCTCGTCGTCGGCATCCCCCACGACGGTGACGACGACACGCTCGACGAGCAGCTCGCCGACGTCCAGCGTCTGGTCCGGCTCGAGAACCCCGACGTGTCGATGCTCCGCCGCCGAACCCCCTTTCCGCTCATGACCACCTGGCTCCTCGACGGACGCGTCGACGTCCAGCTCACCGCCGGGCCGGTCCGGCACGCCGCCATCCGCTCCACACCGATCGCCGCGGTGTCGCGGATCGTCGCCGTGGGGCGGCGCAGCGCCCTGGGCGAGGCCGCCTCGCTGGCGGTGGACGACGTCGTGGACCTGCCGCTCCTCTACGACCCCGGCCTCCCGGCGGACTTCATGGAGCCGTTCTGGCTCGCCGACGTGCGCCCCGCCGCCCAGGCCCGGCTCGTCGGCATCGTGGCCCGCGACAGCCGGGCGGTGCTCGAGCACGTGCTCCGTGACGTGGGGGTCATGGTCCTGCTCCCCATCCAGGCCGCCGGCGTCCCGCCCGGGGTGCGCCTGCTGCCGCTGGCCGGTCTGCCACCGCTCGTCCTGCACGCCGCGACCCGGATGAGCGACCGGCGCGCCGCTGTCCGCTCCCTCCTGGACGCTCTGCGGTCGCTCCGCGGCGGCATGGCCGAGGCCGCCGCGGGGTGA
- a CDS encoding ABC transporter ATP-binding protein: MDRSTRGRDRGAAVATHDLTKHYGDVVALDSLDLEVRAGEIFGFLGPNGAGKSTTIRLLLGLVRPTRGTATILGVPVDDVARAHRLVGYVPGDVALWPQLTGTETLELLGNVAGGVDSPFRDELLERLQLDPSPRVRSLSKGNRQKVALVAAMMTRPEVLLLDEPTAGLDPLMEAEFQLLAREAAARGQTLFLSSHILDEVQDLCDRVGILRAGRLVEVATLDDLRRIGATKVEIVVDGPVPVLDDVPGVSAVETPGTPGAVRFTVTGSPGPLLRRLAGVPVVRLRTEEPSLEEIFLTYY, translated from the coding sequence ATGGACCGCAGCACCCGGGGGCGCGACCGCGGCGCAGCCGTCGCCACGCACGACCTCACCAAGCACTACGGCGACGTGGTCGCGCTCGACTCGCTGGACCTGGAGGTCCGGGCCGGTGAGATCTTCGGCTTCCTCGGCCCCAACGGCGCCGGGAAGTCCACGACCATCCGCCTGCTGCTCGGCCTCGTCCGGCCCACACGGGGGACGGCGACGATCCTCGGGGTCCCCGTCGACGACGTCGCGCGCGCCCACCGGCTCGTCGGGTACGTCCCGGGTGACGTCGCCCTGTGGCCCCAGCTCACCGGCACCGAGACCCTCGAGCTGCTGGGGAACGTCGCCGGCGGCGTGGACTCCCCGTTCCGTGACGAGCTCCTCGAGCGTCTCCAGCTCGACCCGTCACCGCGCGTGCGCTCGCTGTCCAAGGGCAACCGGCAGAAGGTCGCCCTCGTCGCGGCGATGATGACGCGGCCGGAGGTGCTCCTCCTGGACGAGCCGACCGCCGGCCTCGACCCGCTCATGGAGGCCGAGTTCCAGCTCCTGGCCCGCGAGGCCGCGGCGCGAGGTCAGACCCTCTTCCTCTCCTCGCACATCCTCGACGAGGTCCAGGACCTCTGCGACCGTGTCGGGATCCTCCGGGCCGGGCGCCTCGTCGAGGTGGCGACCCTGGACGACCTGCGCCGGATCGGCGCGACGAAGGTCGAGATCGTCGTCGACGGTCCCGTGCCGGTCCTCGACGACGTGCCCGGCGTGAGCGCCGTCGAGACCCCGGGCACCCCGGGCGCGGTCCGGTTCACGGTCACCGGCTCGCCGGGCCCGCTCCTCCGACGCCTCGCCGGTGTGCCGGTGGTCCGGCTGCGCACGGAGGAGCCGTCGCTGGAGGAGATCTTCCTGACCTACTACTGA
- a CDS encoding Mu transposase C-terminal domain-containing protein, which produces MDARARWRILRLHVEDQVPLARLARETDVGLRTLERWHARYRADGYAGLETASRADTGTRRLPPDLVDLIEGLALSKPRPAIATIHRKVTGICATRRWPVPSYSVVWDIVRTLDPGMVTLALEGAASYRDKHELVLRRQAELPNAMWQSDHTMLDILVVGTDGKPARPWLTTILDDCSRAVCGYTVFLGAPSAMNTALALRQAIWHKTDPAWPMCGLPDVLYVDHGSDFTSDQLAHTAVDLHIRLIHSTVARPQGRGKIERFFGTINTELLATLPGHITEGDPWPTPKLSLADLDSALEAFVATYNDRTHSELGTSPRSAWIADGWLPRMPDSLEDLDRLLLTVAKTRVVRRDGIRFQGLRYVSPTLAGYVGRSVVIRYDPRDITEIRVFDHDEFVCKAVNQEHHDQKVSLKEIQAARNARRRALRASINERIALVAAPTETPRITEAPAPAPRSALKIYKEDLR; this is translated from the coding sequence GTGGACGCTCGAGCGCGGTGGCGAATCCTCAGGCTCCACGTCGAGGACCAGGTGCCCCTCGCGCGCTTAGCTCGCGAGACCGATGTAGGGCTGCGGACCCTGGAGCGCTGGCACGCCCGCTACCGCGCCGACGGCTACGCCGGACTGGAGACAGCCTCACGGGCGGACACCGGGACCCGCCGCCTTCCGCCCGACCTCGTCGACCTGATCGAGGGCCTGGCACTGAGCAAGCCGCGGCCGGCCATCGCCACGATCCATCGCAAAGTCACCGGCATCTGCGCCACCCGGAGATGGCCGGTCCCCTCCTACTCGGTGGTGTGGGACATCGTGCGGACCCTGGATCCCGGCATGGTCACCCTCGCCCTGGAGGGCGCAGCGTCCTACCGCGACAAGCACGAGCTGGTGCTACGCCGGCAAGCAGAGCTGCCCAACGCGATGTGGCAATCCGATCACACCATGCTCGACATCCTGGTGGTGGGCACCGACGGCAAGCCCGCACGGCCATGGCTGACAACGATCCTCGACGACTGCTCCCGGGCGGTCTGCGGCTACACAGTCTTCCTGGGCGCACCGTCGGCGATGAACACCGCCCTGGCGCTGCGCCAAGCGATCTGGCACAAGACCGACCCGGCCTGGCCGATGTGCGGCTTGCCCGACGTGCTCTACGTCGACCACGGCAGCGACTTCACCAGTGACCAGCTCGCCCACACCGCCGTCGACCTCCATATCCGACTGATCCACTCCACCGTCGCCCGACCCCAGGGACGGGGCAAGATCGAGCGGTTCTTCGGGACCATCAACACCGAGCTACTCGCCACCCTGCCCGGACACATCACCGAAGGGGACCCCTGGCCGACACCGAAACTGTCCCTGGCCGACCTCGATAGCGCCCTGGAGGCGTTCGTGGCCACCTACAACGACCGCACGCACAGCGAGCTCGGAACCTCCCCGCGCAGCGCGTGGATCGCGGACGGCTGGCTGCCCCGAATGCCCGACAGCCTGGAAGACCTCGACAGACTGCTGTTGACCGTCGCCAAGACCCGCGTCGTGCGCCGCGATGGCATCCGCTTCCAGGGCCTGCGCTACGTCTCGCCAACTCTGGCCGGCTACGTCGGACGCTCGGTCGTGATCCGCTACGACCCCCGCGACATCACCGAGATCCGCGTCTTCGATCACGACGAATTCGTCTGCAAGGCCGTCAACCAAGAGCACCACGATCAAAAGGTCAGCCTCAAGGAGATCCAGGCCGCGCGCAACGCCCGCCGCCGAGCGCTGCGAGCCAGCATCAACGAACGCATCGCCCTCGTGGCCGCACCTACCGAGACGCCACGGATCACCGAAGCACCGGCTCCGGCGCCGAGGTCGGCGTTGAAGATCTACAAGGAGGACCTCAGGTGA